A stretch of the Aphis gossypii isolate Hap1 chromosome 2, ASM2018417v2, whole genome shotgun sequence genome encodes the following:
- the LOC114130847 gene encoding hepatoma-derived growth factor-related protein 2-like, protein MSSKKVFNVKDKVFAKIRGYPAWPAIISGIKHDVPSRQKYNVYFYGTGERAECKSDELFPYEENKSKLGKPNKRKYFAEALLQIEDEDNSIFPDDDPQLLTMSSNTSNIKESFKDESAEVEKSNESNTESEGKLSTDDSTLSKGKKSISSRKSLGLSITKGTKRKISDVKSEAPSKKSISNKQDIFQTLKLQEKSVAYVLVEPLEECVVERAISGQQKTDQAADKNVSADEKITETLDNQSETLNTAESVLETSDILSDSSKTVKSLSKIKNSPTSSSEISSTNSVNVGHVSRSGRKIKPKKYSDYENESEVVPKRSRLSKENSKTSEKHNTSNVETDSSSEQNHKTKDTNSDTRKISKSHSAASLPYIKSSANKNLEQVNNEISEDNELPVAIKDLMVGALTHIETDWKRAGPKKITKIDLLHTEVDLLDYIHKLRLALRTDHADCDGALELLEHIVELQINALMLKKHQEIVETIKHVTRYTGNAKEWNLSKEETIEHDEKSTLIRRKAEIVFNKFVSLFTVSDGQSFDEIFNKEVEEFFTKTKHLACDQIYGLTSDKDYLL, encoded by the exons ATGTCTTCCAAAAAAGTGTTTAATGTCAAAGACAAAGTCTTTGCAAAAATACGAGGTTATCCTGCTTGGCCAGCAATTATATCTGGTATTAAACATGATGTTCCATCACGACAaaagtataatgtttatttttatggaacTGGTGAACGTGCTGAATGTAAATCAGATGAACTCTTTCCTTATGAAGAAAACAAGTCAAAACTAGGAAAACCTAataaacgtaaatattttGCTGAAGCTTTATTGCAAATTGAAGATGaagataattcaatttttcctGATGATGATCCACAATTACTTACAATGTCAAGTAACACAAGTAATATAAAAGAGTCTTTCAAAGACGAATCTgctgaagttgaaaaatcaaacGAATCTAATACAGAGAGTGAAGGGAAATTATCAACCGATGACTCTACTTTGTCTAAGGGGAAAAAATCTATTTCTTCCAGAAAGAGTTTGGGTCTCTCAATTACCAAAGGAACGAAGAGAAAAATATCTGATGTTAAATCTGAAGCACCttctaaaaaatctatatcaaataaacaaGATATCTTTCAAACTTTAAAGCTTCAAGAAAAATCTGTAGCTTATGTATTGGTAGAACCATTGGAAGAATGTGTAGTAGAAAGAGCAATTAGTGGACAGCAG AAAACAGATCAGGCTgctgataaaaatgttagtgcTGATGAAAAAATTACTGAAACACTTGATAACCAATCAGAAACTCTTAATACAGCTGAATCAGTTCTTGAAACTAGTGATATATTATCGGATTcaagtaaaacagtaaaatctttatcaaaaataaagaatagtCCTACATCAAGTAGTGAAATATCGTCTACCAATAGTGTAAATGTAGGACATGTATCACGCTCTGGTCGTAAAATTaagccaaaaaaatattctgattaTGAGAATGAATCAGAGGTGGTGCCAAAACGTTCAAGATTAAGCAAAGAAAATTCTAAAACTTCAGAAAAGCATAATACTAGCAATGTTGAAACAGATTCTTCATCagaacaaaatcataaaacaaaag atacTAATTCAGACACAAGAAAGATATCTAAAAGTCATTCAGCAGCATCTTTACCATACATAAAAAGTTcagcaaataaaaatttggaaCAAGTGAATAATGAAATCAGTGAGGACAACGAACTTCCAGTTGCAATTAAAGATCTCATGGTTGGTGCTTTGACTCATATAGAAACTGATTGGAAGAGAGCAGGtccaaaaaaaatcactaaaattgatttattacatACCGAAGTTGATCTGTtggattatatacataaattacgcTTAGCTTTACGAACTGATCATGCTGATTGTGATGGAGCATTAGAATTATTAGAGCACATTGTTGAACTTCAAATTAATGCTttgatgttaaaaaaacatcaagAAATTGTTGAAACAATTAAACACGTGACAAGGTATACTGGTAATGCAAAAGAATGGAATCTAAGTAAAGAAGAAACTATTGAACATGACGAAAAGTCAACCCTAATTCGACGCAAGGctgaaatagtatttaataaatttgtatcattGTTTACTGTGTCTGATGGGCAATCATTCGAtgagatatttaataaagaagTTGAAGAATTTTTTACAAAGACTAAACATTTGGCTTGCGATCAGATATATGGGCTTACTTCAGataaagattatttattataa